The following coding sequences lie in one Nonomuraea muscovyensis genomic window:
- a CDS encoding glycosyltransferase, with translation MNVLINAGPWLEVPPPGYGGIENVVATLVPALRERGVRVILASVGSSTLEVDELVSVYDTGQFGDLQKPYNQVMGIAHAHQARVVEELRRRDDVDLVHDHLEVVGPAVLAALDGPPVLHTLHWDLHKHAAFYGDFPQSIAVNGVSESQLRRAPEALRNASLGAVHLASPLADRDVRAERGEHFVVMGRVCRLKGQHVAARVCQKLGLPLVLAGPVSGLGTQADLETVTQDPYHPLHGHPDVRYHADVVAPYLDGDMVRWIGAVGGRERDDLYASARAALFPIQWDEPGGTAVVEALALGVPPVGLRRGCLPEIVEHGRTGFLADTEEELAEWLLRADEIDPEECRREARRRFSPSVMGERYLELYERTITRSRSLRGAG, from the coding sequence GTGAACGTGCTCATCAACGCGGGCCCCTGGCTGGAGGTCCCGCCCCCCGGTTACGGCGGCATCGAGAACGTGGTCGCCACACTGGTGCCCGCCCTGCGCGAGCGGGGCGTGCGGGTGATCCTCGCCTCCGTCGGGTCCAGCACCCTGGAGGTGGACGAACTCGTCAGCGTCTACGACACCGGCCAGTTCGGCGACCTGCAGAAGCCGTACAACCAGGTCATGGGCATCGCCCACGCGCACCAGGCGCGCGTCGTCGAGGAGCTGCGCCGCCGCGACGACGTGGACCTCGTGCACGACCACCTCGAGGTCGTCGGGCCGGCCGTGCTGGCCGCGTTGGACGGGCCGCCCGTCCTGCACACCCTGCACTGGGACCTGCACAAGCACGCGGCGTTCTACGGCGACTTCCCGCAGTCGATCGCCGTCAACGGCGTCTCGGAGTCACAGCTGCGCCGCGCCCCCGAGGCGCTGCGCAACGCGTCACTGGGCGCGGTCCACCTCGCCTCCCCGCTCGCGGACCGCGACGTGCGGGCCGAACGCGGCGAGCACTTCGTGGTCATGGGCCGCGTCTGCCGGCTCAAGGGCCAGCACGTGGCCGCCCGCGTCTGCCAGAAGCTGGGGCTCCCCCTGGTCCTGGCCGGTCCAGTGAGCGGCCTCGGCACGCAGGCCGACCTGGAGACCGTGACACAGGACCCCTACCATCCGCTGCACGGGCACCCCGACGTGCGCTACCACGCCGACGTGGTCGCACCCTACCTCGACGGCGACATGGTCCGGTGGATCGGCGCGGTCGGCGGGCGGGAGCGCGACGACCTCTACGCCTCCGCGCGGGCCGCGCTCTTCCCCATCCAGTGGGACGAGCCCGGCGGCACGGCCGTCGTGGAGGCCCTGGCCCTCGGGGTGCCGCCGGTGGGCCTGCGCCGCGGCTGCCTGCCCGAGATCGTCGAGCACGGCCGCACGGGCTTCCTCGCCGACACCGAGGAGGAACTGGCCGAGTGGCTGCTGCGGGCCGACGAGATCGACCCCGAGGAGTGCCGCCGGGAGGCCCGCCGCCGCTTCTCCCCGAGTGTCATGGGGGAGCGCTACCTGGAGCTGTACGAGCGGACCATCACCCGGTCACGCTCTCTGCGGGGCGCCGGCTGA
- a CDS encoding phosphatase PAP2 family protein, which produces MYRDIVDFALSTPGWLHTFAEVGTDAGLFVFAGLFLLCWWRARHAPARDLAIAIAGPAGIVCAYVVSEVVKLLVREDRPCRGVTTIAVCPPSDDWSFPSNHAVIAAGAAGTLVLAWRALAWVVLPLAAVMAFSRVFVGVHYPHDVAGGFLAGLTLAPLFALLLVGAVTPAVRLARSRLSPR; this is translated from the coding sequence GTGTACCGCGACATCGTCGACTTCGCCCTCAGCACGCCCGGCTGGCTCCACACCTTCGCCGAGGTGGGGACCGACGCGGGGCTGTTCGTCTTCGCGGGGCTGTTCCTGCTGTGCTGGTGGCGGGCGCGCCACGCCCCCGCCCGCGACCTGGCCATCGCGATCGCCGGCCCGGCCGGGATCGTCTGCGCGTACGTGGTCAGCGAGGTCGTGAAGCTCCTCGTGCGGGAGGACCGCCCCTGCCGGGGCGTCACCACGATCGCCGTCTGCCCGCCCTCCGACGACTGGTCGTTCCCCAGCAACCACGCCGTGATCGCCGCCGGGGCGGCCGGCACCCTCGTCCTGGCCTGGCGGGCCCTGGCCTGGGTGGTGCTGCCGCTGGCGGCGGTCATGGCGTTCTCGCGGGTGTTCGTCGGCGTGCACTACCCGCACGACGTGGCCGGGGGCTTCCTCGCCGGCCTGACGCTGGCGCCGCTGTTCGCGCTGCTGCTGGTCGGCGCCGTCACACCGGCCGTGCGGCTCGCGCGAAGCCGTCTGTCGCCTCGATGA
- the pip gene encoding prolyl aminopeptidase produces MRTHYPPIEPYDSGLLDVGDGERIYWEVCGNPDGKPAVMLHGGPGGGCTAKHRRQWDPERYRVVLFDQRNCGRSRPHAADPGTSLADNTTWHLVADMERLREHLGIDRWQVFGGSWGSALALAYAQTHPERTTELVLRGIFTLRPHELRWFYQEGASYLFPDRWEAFTAPIPEEERGDLLAAYHRRLEGGDPEARLAAARAWAQWEAGTVTLLPDPELVEEFGEERMALAFSRIENHYFTHLGWFEPEQLIRDVGKVRHIPAVIVQGRYDACTPMTTAWDLHRAWPEAEFHVVDDAGHAATEPGIVHRLIEATDGFARAARPV; encoded by the coding sequence ATGAGAACCCACTACCCGCCCATCGAGCCGTACGACTCCGGCCTGCTCGACGTCGGTGACGGCGAGCGGATCTACTGGGAGGTGTGCGGCAACCCCGACGGCAAGCCGGCCGTCATGCTGCACGGCGGCCCCGGCGGCGGCTGCACCGCCAAGCACCGCCGCCAATGGGACCCCGAACGCTACCGGGTGGTCCTGTTCGACCAGCGCAACTGCGGGCGCAGCCGGCCGCACGCCGCCGACCCGGGCACCTCACTGGCGGACAACACCACCTGGCACCTGGTCGCCGACATGGAACGGCTGCGCGAGCACCTGGGGATCGACCGGTGGCAGGTGTTCGGCGGGTCGTGGGGCAGCGCGCTCGCCCTGGCGTACGCGCAGACGCACCCCGAGCGGACGACGGAGCTGGTGCTGCGCGGCATCTTCACGCTGCGCCCGCACGAGCTGCGCTGGTTCTACCAGGAGGGCGCCTCCTACCTCTTCCCCGACCGGTGGGAGGCGTTCACGGCGCCGATCCCGGAGGAGGAGCGCGGCGACCTGCTGGCCGCCTACCACCGGCGGCTGGAGGGCGGCGACCCCGAGGCGCGGCTGGCGGCGGCCCGGGCGTGGGCGCAGTGGGAGGCCGGCACGGTGACGCTGCTGCCCGACCCCGAGCTGGTCGAGGAGTTCGGCGAGGAGCGCATGGCGCTGGCCTTCTCCCGGATCGAGAACCACTACTTCACGCACCTGGGCTGGTTCGAGCCTGAGCAGCTCATCCGCGACGTCGGCAAGGTCCGGCACATCCCGGCGGTCATCGTCCAGGGCCGCTACGACGCCTGCACGCCCATGACCACGGCCTGGGACCTGCACAGGGCGTGGCCGGAGGCGGAGTTCCACGTCGTGGACGACGCGGGGCACGCCGCCACGGAGCCGGGCATCGTGCACCGGCTCATCGAGGCGACAGACGGCTTCGCGCGAGCCGCACGGCCGGTGTGA
- the mscL gene encoding large conductance mechanosensitive channel protein MscL → MGGFKKFLLRGNIVELAVAVIVGATFSGLVQALVRDLVTPLIGAVTGGREPDFAQYSFTVNGSEFRYGDFLNHLISFLIIAAVVYWLVVLPMTRLVSLFDRNKEATTKQCPECLSDVPAEARRCAHCTVELVPRSEQPLA, encoded by the coding sequence ATGGGAGGTTTCAAGAAGTTCCTGTTACGCGGCAACATCGTCGAGCTGGCCGTCGCGGTGATCGTCGGGGCCACGTTCAGCGGTCTGGTGCAGGCCCTCGTCCGCGATCTCGTCACCCCGCTGATCGGGGCCGTCACGGGCGGGAGGGAGCCGGACTTCGCCCAGTACTCCTTCACCGTCAACGGCAGCGAGTTCAGGTACGGCGACTTCCTCAACCACCTGATCAGCTTCCTGATCATCGCCGCGGTGGTCTACTGGCTCGTCGTCCTGCCGATGACCCGGCTGGTCAGCCTGTTCGACAGGAACAAGGAGGCCACGACCAAGCAGTGCCCGGAGTGCCTGAGCGACGTGCCCGCGGAGGCACGCAGGTGCGCGCACTGCACGGTCGAGCTGGTGCCCCGGTCGGAGCAACCCCTGGCCTAG
- the glgX gene encoding glycogen debranching protein GlgX: MIEVWPGDPYPLGATYDGAGTNFSLYTEVADKVELCLFDEGNNESRVALTEVDGFIWHGYLPGIGPGQRYGYRVHGPYDPARGLRCNPAKLLLDPYATAIEGGVTWNEAVYGYRFGQPDSRNDLDSAPYMPRSIVINPFFGWGHDRPPAVPYHDTVIYEAHVRGLTIQHPKIPEHLRGTYAALGHPEILDHLTKLGVTALELMPVHQFVTDHVLEERGLTNYWGYNSIGFFAPHNSYSSQGQRGGQVLEFKAMVRALHEAGIEVILDVVYNHTAEGNHLGPTLGFKGIDNPDYYRLVDGDPRHYMDTTGTGNSLLMRSPHVLQMIMDSLRYWVTEMHVDGFRFDLASTLARELHEVDRLSAFFDLVQQDPVLSQVKLIAEPWDVGPGGYQVGNFPSRWTEWNGRYRDTIRDLWRGRPATLPEFGSRFTGSSDLYQDDMRRPAASINFVTCHDGFTLQDLVSYDHKHNEANKEGNRDGTDDNRSWNCGAEGPADLAIESLREQQKRNFLTTLFLSQGVPMLSHGDELGRTQQGNNNGYCQDNELTWVDWSDVRENWLLLEFTQRLAELRKKHQVFRRRRFFYGKPVRGLSDIAWLTPSGEEMTDADWNVGYAKSLAVFLNGDAITEPDRRGRPIRDDSFLLLFNAHHDTIAFTIPKDYGDMWQTEIDTAMPIILDVRLSRAGEAVDVPGRSVRVLRRV, translated from the coding sequence ATGATCGAAGTGTGGCCGGGAGACCCCTATCCTCTCGGCGCGACCTATGACGGCGCCGGCACCAACTTCTCGCTCTACACCGAGGTCGCCGACAAGGTGGAGCTGTGCCTGTTCGACGAGGGCAACAACGAGTCGCGCGTGGCGCTCACCGAGGTCGACGGCTTCATCTGGCACGGCTACCTGCCCGGCATCGGTCCGGGCCAGCGCTACGGCTACCGGGTGCACGGCCCGTACGATCCGGCGCGCGGCCTGCGCTGCAACCCGGCCAAGCTGCTGCTCGACCCGTACGCCACGGCGATCGAAGGCGGCGTCACCTGGAACGAGGCGGTCTACGGCTACCGCTTCGGGCAGCCCGACTCGCGCAACGACCTCGACTCGGCGCCCTACATGCCCCGCTCCATCGTGATCAACCCGTTCTTCGGGTGGGGCCACGACAGGCCGCCGGCCGTCCCGTACCACGACACCGTGATCTACGAGGCGCACGTGCGCGGCCTGACGATCCAGCACCCCAAGATCCCCGAGCACCTGCGCGGCACGTACGCCGCCCTCGGCCACCCGGAGATCCTCGACCACCTGACCAAGCTCGGCGTGACCGCGCTGGAGCTGATGCCGGTGCACCAGTTCGTCACCGACCACGTGCTGGAGGAACGCGGACTGACCAACTACTGGGGCTACAACTCGATCGGCTTCTTCGCCCCGCACAACAGCTACTCCAGCCAGGGGCAGCGCGGCGGCCAGGTGCTGGAGTTCAAGGCGATGGTCCGCGCCCTGCACGAGGCGGGCATCGAGGTCATCCTCGACGTGGTCTACAACCACACGGCGGAGGGCAACCACCTCGGGCCGACGCTCGGGTTCAAGGGCATCGACAACCCCGACTACTACCGGCTCGTCGACGGCGATCCGCGCCACTACATGGACACCACGGGCACCGGCAACAGCCTGCTCATGCGCTCCCCGCACGTCCTGCAGATGATCATGGACTCGCTGCGCTACTGGGTGACCGAGATGCACGTCGACGGCTTCCGCTTCGACCTGGCCTCGACCCTGGCGCGCGAGCTGCACGAGGTCGACCGGCTGAGCGCGTTCTTCGACCTGGTGCAGCAGGACCCGGTGCTGTCGCAGGTCAAGCTGATCGCCGAGCCGTGGGACGTGGGGCCGGGCGGCTACCAGGTCGGCAACTTCCCCTCCCGCTGGACCGAGTGGAACGGCCGCTACCGCGACACCATCCGCGACCTGTGGCGCGGCCGACCGGCCACGCTGCCCGAGTTCGGCTCCCGGTTCACCGGCTCCAGCGACCTCTACCAGGACGACATGCGCCGGCCCGCCGCCTCCATCAACTTCGTCACCTGCCACGACGGCTTCACCCTGCAGGACCTCGTCTCCTACGACCACAAGCACAACGAGGCCAACAAGGAGGGCAACCGCGACGGCACCGACGACAACCGCTCCTGGAACTGCGGCGCGGAAGGCCCGGCCGACCTCGCCATCGAGTCGCTGCGCGAGCAGCAGAAGCGCAACTTCCTGACCACGCTGTTCCTGTCGCAGGGCGTGCCGATGCTCTCGCACGGCGACGAGCTGGGCCGCACCCAGCAGGGCAACAACAACGGCTACTGCCAGGACAACGAGCTGACCTGGGTCGACTGGTCCGACGTGCGCGAGAACTGGCTGCTGCTGGAGTTCACCCAACGCCTCGCCGAGCTGCGCAAGAAGCACCAGGTGTTCAGGCGCAGGAGGTTCTTCTACGGCAAGCCGGTACGCGGGCTGAGCGACATCGCCTGGCTCACCCCGTCCGGTGAGGAGATGACCGACGCCGACTGGAACGTCGGATACGCCAAGTCACTGGCCGTCTTCCTCAACGGCGACGCCATCACCGAGCCCGACCGGCGCGGCAGGCCGATCCGCGACGACTCGTTCCTGTTGCTGTTCAACGCCCACCACGACACGATCGCGTTCACGATTCCGAAGGACTACGGAGACATGTGGCAGACGGAGATCGACACGGCCATGCCGATCATCCTGGACGTCCGCCTGAGCCGGGCGGGCGAGGCCGTGGACGTCCCCGGCCGCAGCGTGCGGGTGCTGCGCCGTGTCTAG
- the treY gene encoding malto-oligosyltrehalose synthase, producing MSRPISTYRVQLTPDFGFAQVAEIAGYLRDLGVSHVYLSPILQANPGSLHGYDVTDHSRIREEFGGAKGFREMAEQLAAHDLGVVVDIVPNHMNTTNPRFWEVLRDGPGSAYASWFDIEWDGGKVALPVLGDDTEPVADGDVLRYHEHTFPHPGHYRLVDWREGPGYRRFFDVSTLIGLRVEDPAVFFATHEVIFWLLDEGLIDGLRVDHPDGLADPRGYLRRLRARTGGAWTVVEKILIGEERLPADWPCDGTTGYEVLNRVNRLFVDPAGKEPLVELFTRLTGEPGDYLPVVARAKREVIDLFFGAEVKRLAQLASCEPETVAELLAAMPVYRAYAVPGEPPPPESAEIVRQAAAACSPAARRLAEQVLHGPPELVIRFQQACGPVMAKGVEDTALYRWYPLSCLNEVGGEPDAFGIEVAEFHEFCASMPPHSMTTLSTHDTKRSEDVRARLSVLSELPQEWAETVTAWSQIVRLDPRLDCLAWQNLMAAWPVSAERFAGYLLKAAREAKTAISWVNPDPGYERRLREFAEAAVKLPVGEFAERIEPYAMSNSLGAKLVQLMMPGVPDVYQGNETTDFSLVDPDNRRPVSYPRTPASAWDAAKLLVTGQALRLRRRLGPAAPYTPLQADGEAAEHAVAFARSQGERARAVAVATRLPVGLERRGGWGATTLTLPPGNWRELLTGGLYTGRVPLAHLLHQYPVALLERHDL from the coding sequence GTGTCTAGGCCCATCTCGACCTACCGGGTCCAGCTGACCCCCGACTTCGGGTTCGCGCAGGTCGCCGAGATCGCCGGCTACCTGCGCGACCTCGGCGTCAGCCACGTCTACCTGTCGCCCATCCTGCAGGCCAACCCCGGCTCGCTGCACGGCTACGACGTCACCGACCACTCGCGCATCCGCGAGGAGTTCGGCGGCGCCAAGGGGTTCCGCGAGATGGCCGAACAGCTCGCCGCGCACGACCTCGGCGTGGTGGTCGACATCGTGCCCAACCACATGAACACCACCAACCCACGCTTTTGGGAGGTGCTCCGCGACGGCCCCGGCTCGGCGTACGCGAGCTGGTTCGACATCGAGTGGGACGGCGGCAAGGTGGCGCTGCCGGTGCTCGGCGACGACACCGAGCCCGTCGCGGACGGCGACGTGCTGCGCTACCACGAGCACACCTTCCCCCATCCCGGCCACTACCGGCTGGTCGACTGGCGTGAGGGGCCCGGCTATCGGCGCTTCTTCGACGTCTCCACGCTGATCGGGCTGCGCGTGGAGGACCCGGCGGTGTTCTTCGCCACGCACGAGGTGATCTTCTGGCTGCTGGACGAGGGGCTGATCGACGGGTTGCGCGTCGACCACCCCGACGGCCTGGCCGACCCGCGCGGCTACCTCCGGCGGCTGCGCGCCCGCACGGGCGGCGCCTGGACGGTCGTGGAGAAGATCCTCATCGGCGAGGAGCGGCTGCCGGCCGACTGGCCGTGCGACGGCACCACCGGTTACGAGGTGCTCAACCGGGTCAACCGCCTGTTCGTCGACCCGGCGGGCAAGGAGCCGCTGGTCGAGCTGTTCACCCGGCTGACCGGCGAACCCGGCGACTACCTGCCGGTGGTGGCGCGGGCCAAGCGCGAGGTGATCGACCTGTTCTTCGGGGCCGAGGTGAAGCGGCTGGCCCAGCTCGCCTCCTGCGAGCCGGAGACGGTGGCCGAGCTGCTGGCCGCCATGCCGGTCTACCGGGCGTACGCGGTGCCGGGCGAGCCGCCGCCGCCCGAGTCGGCCGAGATCGTCCGACAGGCGGCGGCCGCGTGCTCGCCCGCCGCCCGCCGCCTCGCCGAACAGGTCCTGCACGGCCCGCCTGAGCTGGTCATCCGCTTCCAGCAGGCGTGCGGGCCCGTCATGGCCAAGGGCGTCGAGGACACCGCGCTCTACCGGTGGTATCCGCTGTCCTGCCTGAACGAGGTCGGCGGCGAGCCGGACGCGTTCGGGATCGAGGTGGCGGAGTTCCACGAGTTCTGCGCCAGCATGCCGCCCCACTCGATGACCACGCTGTCCACGCACGACACCAAGCGGTCGGAGGACGTACGGGCCCGGCTGTCGGTGCTGTCGGAGCTGCCGCAGGAGTGGGCGGAGACGGTCACCGCCTGGTCGCAGATCGTGCGGCTGGACCCGCGCCTCGACTGCCTGGCCTGGCAGAACCTCATGGCCGCCTGGCCCGTCTCCGCCGAGCGGTTCGCCGGCTACCTGCTCAAGGCGGCCCGTGAGGCCAAGACCGCCATCTCCTGGGTCAACCCCGACCCCGGCTACGAGCGGCGGCTGCGCGAGTTCGCCGAGGCGGCCGTGAAGCTGCCCGTCGGGGAGTTCGCCGAGCGGATCGAGCCGTACGCCATGTCCAACTCGCTCGGGGCCAAGCTCGTGCAGCTCATGATGCCCGGCGTGCCGGACGTCTACCAGGGCAACGAGACGACCGACTTCTCGCTGGTCGACCCGGACAACCGGCGGCCGGTGAGCTACCCGCGCACACCCGCCTCGGCGTGGGACGCGGCCAAGCTGCTGGTCACCGGCCAGGCGCTGCGGCTGCGGCGCAGGCTCGGGCCGGCGGCGCCGTACACGCCGCTCCAGGCGGACGGCGAGGCGGCGGAGCACGCCGTCGCCTTCGCCCGCAGCCAGGGGGAGCGGGCCCGCGCGGTCGCGGTCGCCACCCGGCTCCCGGTGGGCCTCGAACGGCGTGGCGGCTGGGGGGCCACCACGCTCACCCTGCCGCCGGGCAACTGGCGCGAGCTGCTCACGGGCGGCCTCTACACCGGCCGGGTGCCGCTGGCCCACCTCCTCCACCAGTATCCCGTCGCACTCCTGGAGAGACATGATCTTTGA
- the treZ gene encoding malto-oligosyltrehalose trehalohydrolase, with amino-acid sequence MWAPKATAVEVDVLGGRRAMSPLPDGWWALDVPEAAHGTRYGYVVDGGGPYPDPRSRRQPEGIFGPSAVYDHGRYTWSDDEWTGRDLRGAVIYELHIGTFTQGGTFEAAIDRLEHLVELGVDFVEVMPVAPVPGGRNWGYDGVDLYAVNETYGGPDGLKSFVDACHRHGLGVILDVVYNHLGPSGNFLHPFGPYFSGFAGSYWGEAVNLDGPGSDEVRRYFIGNAIQWLRDYHIDGLRLDAVHALHDKRATHLLAELSAEVDALACAVGRPLSLIAESDLNDPRMVRPLDAGGLGMTAQWNDDVHHVLHTAVSGETHGYYGDFVGLEALAKVLTSGVLHDGGHSSFRQRSHGSPYTGVPGHRLVACLQNHDQIGNRPAGDRLPPAALTLGAGLLLTSPFTPMLFMGEEWGARSPFLFFSDHVEPHLRESEGGRRETEFEGFGYAWEAPNPSSEETFLMSKLDWAELKEEAHWSLLCWYRDLIALRKALPELSDPRLDRVRVETDPEGDWLAMWRGEVCVAVNFGDEPVTVPVRGGSVLLASDEPVSLEQDGLRLPAQSLAICRPTPDPGLTRAV; translated from the coding sequence GTGTGGGCACCGAAGGCCACGGCCGTCGAGGTCGACGTTCTGGGCGGGCGGAGGGCCATGTCCCCGCTGCCGGACGGCTGGTGGGCGCTCGACGTCCCCGAGGCCGCCCACGGCACCCGCTACGGGTACGTGGTCGACGGCGGCGGACCGTACCCCGACCCGCGCTCCCGGCGGCAGCCCGAAGGGATCTTCGGGCCCAGCGCCGTCTACGACCACGGGCGCTACACGTGGTCCGACGACGAGTGGACCGGCCGCGACCTGCGCGGGGCCGTCATCTACGAGCTGCACATCGGCACGTTCACGCAGGGCGGCACGTTCGAGGCGGCCATCGACCGGCTGGAGCACCTGGTCGAGCTGGGCGTCGACTTCGTCGAGGTCATGCCCGTCGCCCCGGTGCCCGGCGGGCGCAACTGGGGCTACGACGGGGTCGACCTGTACGCGGTCAACGAGACGTACGGGGGGCCCGACGGGCTCAAGTCGTTCGTGGACGCCTGCCACCGGCACGGGCTCGGCGTCATCCTCGACGTGGTCTACAACCACCTCGGGCCGTCGGGCAACTTCCTGCACCCGTTCGGACCGTACTTCTCCGGATTCGCCGGGAGCTACTGGGGCGAGGCGGTCAACCTCGACGGGCCGGGCTCCGACGAGGTGCGCCGCTACTTCATCGGCAACGCGATCCAGTGGCTGCGCGACTACCACATCGACGGGCTCCGGCTGGACGCCGTGCACGCCCTGCACGACAAGCGGGCCACCCACCTGCTGGCCGAGCTGTCGGCGGAGGTCGACGCGCTCGCCTGCGCGGTCGGCCGCCCGCTGTCGCTGATCGCCGAGTCCGACCTGAACGACCCGCGCATGGTCCGCCCGCTCGACGCCGGCGGCCTCGGCATGACCGCGCAGTGGAACGACGACGTCCACCACGTCCTGCACACCGCCGTCAGCGGCGAGACGCACGGCTACTACGGCGACTTCGTCGGGCTGGAGGCCCTGGCCAAGGTGCTGACCTCGGGCGTCCTCCACGACGGCGGCCACTCCAGCTTCCGGCAGCGCTCGCACGGCAGCCCGTACACCGGTGTGCCCGGCCACCGGCTGGTCGCCTGCCTGCAGAACCACGACCAGATCGGCAACCGCCCCGCCGGCGACCGGCTGCCGCCCGCCGCGCTCACGCTCGGCGCCGGCCTGCTGCTGACCTCGCCGTTCACGCCGATGCTGTTCATGGGGGAGGAGTGGGGGGCGCGCTCGCCGTTCCTGTTCTTCTCCGACCACGTCGAGCCGCACCTGCGCGAGAGCGAGGGCGGGCGCAGGGAGACGGAGTTCGAGGGGTTCGGGTACGCCTGGGAGGCGCCCAACCCCTCCAGCGAGGAGACGTTCCTCATGTCGAAGCTCGACTGGGCGGAGCTGAAGGAGGAGGCGCACTGGTCGCTGCTGTGCTGGTACCGCGACCTGATCGCGCTGCGCAAGGCGCTGCCGGAGCTTTCGGACCCGCGCCTGGACCGGGTGCGGGTGGAGACGGATCCGGAGGGCGACTGGCTGGCCATGTGGCGGGGGGAGGTGTGCGTGGCGGTGAACTTCGGCGATGAGCCGGTGACGGTGCCGGTGCGCGGGGGGAGCGTCCTGCTGGCCTCGGACGAGCCGGTGTCACTGGAGCAGGACGGGCTGCGGCTCCCGGCCCAGAGCCTTGCCATCTGCCGCCCCACCCCTGACCCGGGCCTGACCCGGGCCGTCTGA
- a CDS encoding winged helix-turn-helix transcriptional regulator, with amino-acid sequence MARELRVQDAQCSIAQAAAVVGDWWSLLVVREVARGHRRFDELLGELGISRKVLTERLRHLVEHGVLAREPYQAGPVRHEYVLTDAGWALAPVLITMQDWADRWLLGDGSLTGVAEPASTEAARVHALLGTRVPAPLFLPSHGGASADEMATGTTTAHRTAPNGRAPGGGSSGEVAADGTTAGGAGATPALDVVADAAATVLFCYPATGMPAPLPPGWGEVPGAAGCTLENRLFRDRASEFAAKGVAVHGVSTQRPDEQAAFAAAEEIPFPLLSDMDLRLAAALRLPTFRAGQALRLKRAILVIDRHRVVRHVTFPVLDIPQAVEESLEAAQSLPR; translated from the coding sequence ATGGCCCGGGAACTACGTGTTCAGGACGCCCAATGCTCGATCGCCCAGGCGGCGGCCGTCGTCGGCGACTGGTGGAGCCTGCTCGTCGTGCGCGAGGTCGCGCGGGGGCATCGCCGGTTCGACGAGCTGCTCGGCGAGCTCGGCATCTCACGCAAGGTGCTGACCGAGCGACTGCGCCACCTGGTGGAGCACGGAGTGCTCGCCCGCGAGCCGTACCAAGCGGGGCCGGTGCGCCACGAGTACGTGCTCACGGACGCCGGCTGGGCACTCGCGCCCGTCCTGATCACCATGCAGGACTGGGCGGACCGCTGGTTGCTCGGCGACGGCTCCCTGACCGGGGTGGCCGAACCCGCGAGCACGGAGGCGGCCCGCGTCCACGCGCTGCTCGGCACCCGCGTACCCGCCCCCCTGTTCCTCCCGAGCCACGGCGGGGCCTCAGCGGACGAGATGGCCACAGGCACCACGACCGCACACAGGACAGCCCCGAACGGGCGGGCGCCGGGGGGTGGCAGCTCAGGCGAGGTGGCAGCGGACGGTACGACAGCGGGTGGGGCGGGCGCGACGCCGGCTCTCGATGTGGTGGCGGACGCGGCGGCCACCGTCCTGTTCTGCTATCCGGCGACGGGCATGCCCGCACCCTTGCCGCCCGGCTGGGGCGAGGTACCGGGCGCGGCGGGCTGCACGCTGGAGAACCGGCTGTTCAGGGACAGAGCATCCGAGTTCGCCGCCAAGGGGGTCGCCGTCCACGGCGTGAGCACGCAGCGGCCCGACGAACAGGCTGCCTTCGCGGCCGCAGAGGAAATCCCGTTCCCGCTGCTCTCGGACATGGACCTGCGGCTGGCCGCGGCGCTCCGGTTGCCCACGTTCCGGGCGGGGCAGGCGCTCCGGCTCAAGCGCGCCATCCTGGTGATCGATCGGCACCGGGTGGTCCGCCACGTCACCTTTCCGGTCCTCGACATCCCCCAGGCCGTCGAGGAATCCCTCGAAGCCGCCCAGTCGCTGCCCCGCTGA